One Oncorhynchus kisutch isolate 150728-3 linkage group LG11, Okis_V2, whole genome shotgun sequence genomic region harbors:
- the LOC109879651 gene encoding suppressor of cytokine signaling 6-like, whose amino-acid sequence MTSCLQPDGRTLWIVAPSSGLQEESSRPCQGGPFRMKKISLNTIRKSLNIKVKEEGGGDFVMLQQPSLAADFSKEESLFGGCYTKDLAGCNLGIGDVGEEKAGHNKGRSKSESLMGSLKRRLSVKQKAKVKGGSLAMGSADDDDTFSSSSVPISFNEVKAQRPLRSASLRSHHYSPSPWPPRPVASDEACVKMEVKVKAMVHSPSPDLNGVRKEFCHHDFQMENIFQEPQNGDLNSDKRVPVVLGFTPQDYIQYTMPLEEGMYPEGSHSVPHSFCLDRSLPMEVVTEADSSSLHADHQSQEDQDLVSLNRNLPTDLFVESQSVNGLFIGSNGVMLHSCRDRVNAHQHPPPPQRSPLLPALPSNNISRTYSRFGGADGHVAARVRQHLNFDLDSAPGVSRLYDSVRSSGPMVVTSLTEELKKLARQGWYWGPITRWEAEEKLVNLPDGSFLVRDSSDDRYLLSLSFRSQTKTLHTRIEHSNGRFSFYEQPDVEGHTSMVDLIEFSVKDSENGAFCYSRSRLPGSATYPVRLTNPVSRFMHVRSLQYLCRFVIRQYTRIDLIQNLPLPNKMKDYLQEKHY is encoded by the coding sequence ATGACCAGCTGTCTCCAGCCTGATGGGAGGACTCTGTGGATAGTAGCACCGTCTTCAGGACTCCAGGAGGAGAGTAGCCGCCCCTGCCAAGGAGGGCCGTTTAGAATGAAGAAAATCAGCCTTAACACCATCCGCAAGTCCCTCAACATCAAGGTcaaggaggaaggagggggggacTTTGTCATGCTCCAGCAGCCCTCGCTAGCGGCCGACTTCTCCAAGGAGGAATCGCTCTTCGGGGGCTGCTACACTAAAGATCTTGCGGGCTGCAACCTGGGAATTGGTGATGTGGGAGAGGAGAAGGCGGGACACAACAAGGGCCGGTCTAAGAGCGAGAGCCTGATGGGTTCTCTGAAGAGGAGGCTGTCGGTCAAGCAGAAGGCCAAGGTCAAAGGTGGCTCATTAGCCATGGGGTCGGCTGACGATGAtgacaccttctcctcctcctcggtCCCAATCAGCTTCAACGAGGTCAAGGCCCAGCGTCCGTTACGATCAGCGTCGCTCCGTAGCCACCATTACAGCCCGTCTCCCTGGCCCCCGCGGCCTGTCGCTTCAGATGAGGCCTGCGTCAAAATGGAGGTGAAGGTTAAAGCCATGGTCCATTCCCCCAGCCCAGACCTGAATGGCGTGAGGAAGGAGTTCTGCCACCATGACTTTCAGATGGAGAACATCTTCCAGGAGCCGCAGAACGGAGACCTGAACAGTGACAAACGCGTGCCTGTAGTCCTGGGCTTCACGCCACAGGACTACATTCAGTACACCATGCCTTTAGAGGAGGGGATGTACCCAGAGGGGTCCCACTCTGTCCCCCACTCCTTCTGCCTGGACAGGTCGCTGCCTATGGAGGTGGTGACTGAGGCGGACAGTAGCTCCCTCCACGCCGACCACCAGAGTCAAGAGGACCAGGATCTGGTGAGTCTGAACCGGAACCTTCCAACGGACCTCTTCGTGGAGTCACAGTCGGTGAACGGCCTCTTCATCGGCTCTAACGGTGTGATGCTCCATAGCTGCAGGGACAGGGTCAACGCTCACCaacacccccctcctccccagcGCTCCCCTCTCCTGCCCGCGTTACCCAGCAACAACATCTCCAGGACTTACTCCAGGTTCGGCGGGGCAGATGGCCACGTGGCGGCCCGGGTGAGGCAACACCTGAACTTTGACCTTGACTCTGCTCCAGGGGTGAGTCGGCTGTATGACTCAGTCCGGAGCAGTGGACCAATGGTAGTAACCAGCCTGACTGAGGAGCTGAAGAAGCTAGCCAGGCAGGGCTGGTACTGGGGACCTATCACACGCTGGGAGGCTGAGGAGAAGCTGGTCAACCTGCCTGACGGCTCATTTCTGGTCAGGGACAGCTCGGACGACAGGTACCTCCTCAGCCTTAGTTTCCGCTCCCAGACCAAGACCCTCCACACCCGCATCGAACACTCCAACGGACGCTTCAGCTTCTACGAGCAGCCTGATGTGGAGGGACACACGTCCATGGTGGACCTGATAGAATTCTCCGTCAAAGACTCTGAGAACGGAGCCTTCTGTTATTCTAGATCTCGCTTACCAGGGTCCGCCACCTACCCCGTCAGGCTGACCAATCCCGTGTCTCGGTTTATGCACGTGCGCTCTCTGCAGTACCTGTGTCGGTTTGTGATTAGACAGTATACCAGGATTGACCTAATTCAGAACCTGCCTTTGCCCAACAAGATGAAAGACTACCTGCAGGAGAAGCACTACTGA